A section of the Etheostoma cragini isolate CJK2018 chromosome 12, CSU_Ecrag_1.0, whole genome shotgun sequence genome encodes:
- the clcn2a gene encoding chloride channel protein 2a isoform X3, translated as MVKDKTENRTLQYQQTLMYGRYTQELGVYAKEEAARLRDGGVRDGGGLRRNTSVRSRAADLLDYEKEPCAKCHLCASRCQKFLISRVGEDWIFLILLGLLMALVSWVMDYAIAFCQEAQKWMYSGLDSNMLLQYIAWVTYPVVLITFSAGFTQILAPQAVGSGIPEMKTILRGVVLKEYLTFKTFVAKVIGLTCALGSGMPLGKEGPFVHVASLCAALLSKFMAPLFGGIYMEEPFEGSKNELRNTEMLSAACAVGVGCCFAAPIGGVLFSIEVTSTFFAVRNYWRGFFAATFSAFIFRVLAVWNQEEETITALFKTRFRLDFPFDLQELPAFAILGIACGFGGALFVYLNRLIVECMRKQKTINKFLLRKRLVYPALVTLLISTLTFPPGFGQFMAGQLTQHESLVALFDNRTWCRHGVAEEFDYNSHHHAWKHPQVNVFITLILFIIMKFWMSAVATTMPVPCGAFMPVFLIGAGFGRLVGEVMATMFPDGIHADGSVYPIVPGGYAVVGAAALSGAVTHTVSTAVIVFELTGQISHILPVMIAVILANAVAQSLQPSLYDSIIRIKKLPYLPELGMGHHEKYNIRVEDIMVRDVRYITLISCYRDLQEMLLTGHLKTLALVESSDSMILLGSIERLQLQSLLSFQLCRQRRLEYLRRLAQDNGNHDPLPSLNTDSTPSSPCSHTHINASTNTNARQAVRFLVSTQEISTEESSSFSPGVSNVQLPLKSALKTVSAISDPETPNSSQTLSCADQDKDLLESSAGPAPPEKRKPKSKRVRISMADSTEVEDGMSPSDIAEWEEQQLDEPVDFKNCKIDPAPFQLVEQTSLHKTHTIFSLLGLDHAYVTSMGRLVGVVSLKELRKAIEGSVTVTGVKVRPPLASFRDSGNSTSVSEVTELHKLCIRHRGLSLPREPKRPDVVDKPDLAYKEIPVNFSDQSNLQFETSPGDVSSQSSELVLQESPSFTEEQSEFTFDCSPSHTEESELACDYDPPTHTPEPDNTEQEQRSPSMSRDQSEPEGEGNPIHTKHQTE; from the exons ATGTATGGGCGGTACACCCAGGAGCTGGGTGTGTATGCCAAGGAGGAAGCAGCCCGCCTACGGGATGGGGGAGTGCGGGATGGTGGAGGACTGCGGAGGAACACCAGTGTTCGCAGTCGTGCTGCAGATCTGCTGGATTATGAGAAAGAGCCCTGTGCAAAGTGCCATT TGTGTGCGTCCCGCTGCCAGAAGTTCCTGATCTCGCGGGTGGGGGAGGACTGGATCTTCCTCATTCTGCTGGGGCTTCTCATGGCTCTTGTCAGCTGGGTCATGGACTACGCCATTGCCTTCTGCCAAGAAG cacaGAAGTGGATGTATAGTGGACTGGACAGTAACATGCTTCTGCAGTACATCGCCTGGGTCACCTACCCTGTAGTGCTCATCACTTTCTCAGCAGGATTCACACAGATTCTGGCCCCCCAGGCTGTGG GTTCAGGTATTCCTGAGATGAAGACAATACTGAGGGGGGTTGTCCTGAAAGAATACCTGACGTTCAAGACATTTGTGGCCAAAGTCATCGGCCTGACCTGTGCTCTGGGCAGTGGGATGCCCCTGGGGAAGGAG GGACCCTTCGTTCATGTTGCCAGTCTGTGCGCTGCTCTCTTGAGCAAATTCATGGCTCCTCTTTTTGGTGGGATTTACATG GAAGAGCCCTTTGAGGGAAGCAAG AACGAGCTGAGGAACACAGAGATGCTGTCTGCTGCCTGTGCAGTCGGTGTGGGCTGCTGCTTCGCTGCCCCCATTGGAG ggGTGCTGTTCAGTATTGAGGTCACTTCCACGTTTTTTGCGGTGAGGAACTACTGGAGGGGCTTCTTTGCAGCCACCTTCAGTGCCTTCATATTCAGAGTGCTGGCGGTGTGGAACCAGGAGGAAG AGACCATCACTGCTCTTTTTAAGACCCGTTTCCGTCTTGACTTTCCGTTTGATCTTCAGGAGCTGCCGGCGTTCGCCATCCTTGG GATTGCCTGTGGTTTTGGTGGCGCTCTGTTTGTCTACCTGAACCGGCTGATTGTGGAGTGCATGAGGAAGCAGAAGACTATTAACAAGTTCTTGCTGAGGAA GCGTCTGGTGTATCCCGCTCTCGTCACCCTGCTGATCTCCACTCTCACGTTCCCTCCGGGCTTCGGGCAATTCATGGCGGGACAG CTGACGCAGCACGAGTCTCTGGTCGCACTGTTTGACAACCGCACGTGGTGCCGCCACGGCGTGGCGGAGGAGTTTGACTACAACAGCCACCACCACGCCTGGAAACACCCACAGGTCAACGTCTTCATCACActcatcctcttcatcatcatgaAG tTCTGGATGTCTGCCGTGGCCACCACCATGCCGGTTCCATGCGGGGCCTTCATGCCAGTTTTTCTTATAg GTGCGGGATTTGGCAGACTTGTTGGAGAGGTCATGGCAACCATGTTTCCTGATGGCATACATGCTGACGGCAGTGTGTATCCCATAGTTCCCGGCGGTTACGCTGTAGTTg GTGCTGCAGCGTTGTCTGGAGCAGTCACCCACACTGTGTCCACGGCCGTCATAGTGTTTGAGCTGACTGGTCAGATCTCCCACATCCTGCCTGTGATGATCGCTGTGATCCTGGCCAACGCCGTGGCCCAGTCGCTCCAACCGTCACTGTACGACTCCATCATCCGCATCAAGAAACTCCCTTATCTACCTGAGCTGGGCATGGGACATCACGA GAAGTACAATATCCGAGTGGAGGACATTATGGTCAGGGACGTGCGCTACATCACTCTTATCTCTTGCTATCGAGACCTGCAGGAGATGCTGCTGACTGGTCACCTCAAAACACTGGCCCTGGTTGAGTCCAGTG ACTCGATGATCCTCCTGGGCTCCATAGAGCGACTACAGCTCCAGTCACTGCTCTCTTTCCAGCTGTGCCGCCAGCGGAGGCTGGAGTACCTCCGCCGGCTGGCCCAGGACAACGGCAACCACGATCCCCTGCCTAGCCTTAACACCGACAGCACGCCCAGCTCCCCCTGCTCCCACACCCACATCAACGCCTCGACCAACACCAACGCTCGCCAAGCGGTGCGCTTCCTGGTGAGCACCCAAGAG ATATCCACAGAGGAGTCTTCCTCCTTCAGCCCAGGGGTTTCCAATGTTCAACTTCCTCTAAAATCTGCCTTGAAAACTGTGTCAGCCATCAGTGACCCAGAGACTCCAAATA gTTCTCAGACCCTCTCCTGTGCTGACCAAGACAAGGACTTGCTGgag AGCTCGGCTGGGCCGGCTCCTCCTGAAAAAAGAAAGCCCAAGTCCAAACGAGTGAGGATCTCCATGGCG GACTCTACTGAAGTGGAAGATGGCATGTCCCCATCAGAC ATAGCAGAGTGGGAGGAGCAGCAGCTCGATGAGCCGGTGGATTTCAAGAACTGCAAGATTGATCCCGCTCCCTTCCAGCTGGTGGAGCAAACATCTCTGCATAAG ACCCACACTATCTTCTCTCTGCTGGGTCTGGATCACGCCTATGTTACCAGCATGGGGCGTCTGGTTGGAGTGGTCTCTCTCAAAGAG CTGCGTAAAGCCATAGAGGGCTCAGTGACGGTGACTGGAGTAAAAGTGCGTCCTCCGTTGGCCAGTTTCCGTGACAGTGGGAACAGCACAAGTGTATCAGAGGTAACGGAACTACACAAGCTTTGCATCCGCCACAGGGGGCTCTCATTGCCACGCGAACCCAAGCGTCCTGATGTGGTGGACAAGCCAGATCTCGCCTACAAAGAAATCCCTGTCAACTTCTCAGACCAATCCAATTTGCAGTTTGAAACCAGCCCCGGTGACGTCTCAAGCCAGTCATCGGAGTTGGTGCTCCAGGAGAGCCCCTCGTTCACTGAGGAGCAATCAGAGTTTACGTTTGACTGCAGCCCCTCCCACACTGAGGAATCGGAGCTGGCCTGTGactatgacccccccacccacactcCTGAGCCAGACAACACGGAGCAAGAACAGCGGAGTCCATCTATGAGCAGAGACCAATCAGAACCTGAAGGAGAGGGTAACCCCATTCACACTAAGCATCAAACAGAATGA
- the clcn2a gene encoding chloride channel protein 2a isoform X5 — translation MVKDKTENRTLQYQQTLMYGRYTQELGVYAKEEAARLRDGGVRDGGGLRRNTSVRSRAADLLDYEKEPCAKCHLCASRCQKFLISRVGEDWIFLILLGLLMALVSWVMDYAIAFCQEAQKWMYSGLDSNMLLQYIAWVTYPVVLITFSAGFTQILAPQAVGSGIPEMKTILRGVVLKEYLTFKTFVAKVIGLTCALGSGMPLGKEGPFVHVASLCAALLSKFMAPLFGGIYMEEPFEGSKNELRNTEMLSAACAVGVGCCFAAPIGGVLFSIEVTSTFFAVRNYWRGFFAATFSAFIFRVLAVWNQEEETITALFKTRFRLDFPFDLQELPAFAILGIACGFGGALFVYLNRLIVECMRKQKTINKFLLRNPSLPIRRLVYPALVTLLISTLTFPPGFGQFMAGQLTQHESLVALFDNRTWCRHGVAEEFDYNSHHHAWKHPQVNVFITLILFIIMKFWMSAVATTMPVPCGAFMPVFLIGAGFGRLVGEVMATMFPDGIHADGSVYPIVPGGYAVVGAAALSGAVTHTVSTAVIVFELTGQISHILPVMIAVILANAVAQSLQPSLYDSIIRIKKLPYLPELGMGHHEKYNIRVEDIMVRDVRYITLISCYRDLQEMLLTGHLKTLALVESSDSMILLGSIERLQLQSLLSFQLCRQRRLEYLRRLAQDNGNHDPLPSLNTDSTPSSPCSHTHINASTNTNARQAVRFLVSTQEISTEESSSFSPGVSNVQLPLKSALKTVSAISDPETPNSSQTLSCADQDKDLLEDSTEVEDGMSPSDIAEWEEQQLDEPVDFKNCKIDPAPFQLVEQTSLHKTHTIFSLLGLDHAYVTSMGRLVGVVSLKELRKAIEGSVTVTGVKVRPPLASFRDSGNSTSVSEVTELHKLCIRHRGLSLPREPKRPDVVDKPDLAYKEIPVNFSDQSNLQFETSPGDVSSQSSELVLQESPSFTEEQSEFTFDCSPSHTEESELACDYDPPTHTPEPDNTEQEQRSPSMSRDQSEPEGEGNPIHTKHQTE, via the exons ATGTATGGGCGGTACACCCAGGAGCTGGGTGTGTATGCCAAGGAGGAAGCAGCCCGCCTACGGGATGGGGGAGTGCGGGATGGTGGAGGACTGCGGAGGAACACCAGTGTTCGCAGTCGTGCTGCAGATCTGCTGGATTATGAGAAAGAGCCCTGTGCAAAGTGCCATT TGTGTGCGTCCCGCTGCCAGAAGTTCCTGATCTCGCGGGTGGGGGAGGACTGGATCTTCCTCATTCTGCTGGGGCTTCTCATGGCTCTTGTCAGCTGGGTCATGGACTACGCCATTGCCTTCTGCCAAGAAG cacaGAAGTGGATGTATAGTGGACTGGACAGTAACATGCTTCTGCAGTACATCGCCTGGGTCACCTACCCTGTAGTGCTCATCACTTTCTCAGCAGGATTCACACAGATTCTGGCCCCCCAGGCTGTGG GTTCAGGTATTCCTGAGATGAAGACAATACTGAGGGGGGTTGTCCTGAAAGAATACCTGACGTTCAAGACATTTGTGGCCAAAGTCATCGGCCTGACCTGTGCTCTGGGCAGTGGGATGCCCCTGGGGAAGGAG GGACCCTTCGTTCATGTTGCCAGTCTGTGCGCTGCTCTCTTGAGCAAATTCATGGCTCCTCTTTTTGGTGGGATTTACATG GAAGAGCCCTTTGAGGGAAGCAAG AACGAGCTGAGGAACACAGAGATGCTGTCTGCTGCCTGTGCAGTCGGTGTGGGCTGCTGCTTCGCTGCCCCCATTGGAG ggGTGCTGTTCAGTATTGAGGTCACTTCCACGTTTTTTGCGGTGAGGAACTACTGGAGGGGCTTCTTTGCAGCCACCTTCAGTGCCTTCATATTCAGAGTGCTGGCGGTGTGGAACCAGGAGGAAG AGACCATCACTGCTCTTTTTAAGACCCGTTTCCGTCTTGACTTTCCGTTTGATCTTCAGGAGCTGCCGGCGTTCGCCATCCTTGG GATTGCCTGTGGTTTTGGTGGCGCTCTGTTTGTCTACCTGAACCGGCTGATTGTGGAGTGCATGAGGAAGCAGAAGACTATTAACAAGTTCTTGCTGAGGAA TCCATCTCTTCCTATCAGGCGTCTGGTGTATCCCGCTCTCGTCACCCTGCTGATCTCCACTCTCACGTTCCCTCCGGGCTTCGGGCAATTCATGGCGGGACAG CTGACGCAGCACGAGTCTCTGGTCGCACTGTTTGACAACCGCACGTGGTGCCGCCACGGCGTGGCGGAGGAGTTTGACTACAACAGCCACCACCACGCCTGGAAACACCCACAGGTCAACGTCTTCATCACActcatcctcttcatcatcatgaAG tTCTGGATGTCTGCCGTGGCCACCACCATGCCGGTTCCATGCGGGGCCTTCATGCCAGTTTTTCTTATAg GTGCGGGATTTGGCAGACTTGTTGGAGAGGTCATGGCAACCATGTTTCCTGATGGCATACATGCTGACGGCAGTGTGTATCCCATAGTTCCCGGCGGTTACGCTGTAGTTg GTGCTGCAGCGTTGTCTGGAGCAGTCACCCACACTGTGTCCACGGCCGTCATAGTGTTTGAGCTGACTGGTCAGATCTCCCACATCCTGCCTGTGATGATCGCTGTGATCCTGGCCAACGCCGTGGCCCAGTCGCTCCAACCGTCACTGTACGACTCCATCATCCGCATCAAGAAACTCCCTTATCTACCTGAGCTGGGCATGGGACATCACGA GAAGTACAATATCCGAGTGGAGGACATTATGGTCAGGGACGTGCGCTACATCACTCTTATCTCTTGCTATCGAGACCTGCAGGAGATGCTGCTGACTGGTCACCTCAAAACACTGGCCCTGGTTGAGTCCAGTG ACTCGATGATCCTCCTGGGCTCCATAGAGCGACTACAGCTCCAGTCACTGCTCTCTTTCCAGCTGTGCCGCCAGCGGAGGCTGGAGTACCTCCGCCGGCTGGCCCAGGACAACGGCAACCACGATCCCCTGCCTAGCCTTAACACCGACAGCACGCCCAGCTCCCCCTGCTCCCACACCCACATCAACGCCTCGACCAACACCAACGCTCGCCAAGCGGTGCGCTTCCTGGTGAGCACCCAAGAG ATATCCACAGAGGAGTCTTCCTCCTTCAGCCCAGGGGTTTCCAATGTTCAACTTCCTCTAAAATCTGCCTTGAAAACTGTGTCAGCCATCAGTGACCCAGAGACTCCAAATA gTTCTCAGACCCTCTCCTGTGCTGACCAAGACAAGGACTTGCTGgag GACTCTACTGAAGTGGAAGATGGCATGTCCCCATCAGAC ATAGCAGAGTGGGAGGAGCAGCAGCTCGATGAGCCGGTGGATTTCAAGAACTGCAAGATTGATCCCGCTCCCTTCCAGCTGGTGGAGCAAACATCTCTGCATAAG ACCCACACTATCTTCTCTCTGCTGGGTCTGGATCACGCCTATGTTACCAGCATGGGGCGTCTGGTTGGAGTGGTCTCTCTCAAAGAG CTGCGTAAAGCCATAGAGGGCTCAGTGACGGTGACTGGAGTAAAAGTGCGTCCTCCGTTGGCCAGTTTCCGTGACAGTGGGAACAGCACAAGTGTATCAGAGGTAACGGAACTACACAAGCTTTGCATCCGCCACAGGGGGCTCTCATTGCCACGCGAACCCAAGCGTCCTGATGTGGTGGACAAGCCAGATCTCGCCTACAAAGAAATCCCTGTCAACTTCTCAGACCAATCCAATTTGCAGTTTGAAACCAGCCCCGGTGACGTCTCAAGCCAGTCATCGGAGTTGGTGCTCCAGGAGAGCCCCTCGTTCACTGAGGAGCAATCAGAGTTTACGTTTGACTGCAGCCCCTCCCACACTGAGGAATCGGAGCTGGCCTGTGactatgacccccccacccacactcCTGAGCCAGACAACACGGAGCAAGAACAGCGGAGTCCATCTATGAGCAGAGACCAATCAGAACCTGAAGGAGAGGGTAACCCCATTCACACTAAGCATCAAACAGAATGA
- the clcn2a gene encoding chloride channel protein 2a isoform X2 encodes MVKDKTENRTLQYQQTLMYGRYTQELGVYAKEEAARLRDGGVRDGGGLRRNTSVRSRAADLLDYEKEPCAKCHLCASRCQKFLISRVGEDWIFLILLGLLMALVSWVMDYAIAFCQEAQKWMYSGLDSNMLLQYIAWVTYPVVLITFSAGFTQILAPQAVGSGIPEMKTILRGVVLKEYLTFKTFVAKVIGLTCALGSGMPLGKEGPFVHVASLCAALLSKFMAPLFGGIYMEEPFEGSKNELRNTEMLSAACAVGVGCCFAAPIGGVLFSIEVTSTFFAVRNYWRGFFAATFSAFIFRVLAVWNQEEETITALFKTRFRLDFPFDLQELPAFAILGIACGFGGALFVYLNRLIVECMRKQKTINKFLLRNPSLPIRRLVYPALVTLLISTLTFPPGFGQFMAGQLTQHESLVALFDNRTWCRHGVAEEFDYNSHHHAWKHPQVNVFITLILFIIMKFWMSAVATTMPVPCGAFMPVFLIGAGFGRLVGEVMATMFPDGIHADGSVYPIVPGGYAVVGAAALSGAVTHTVSTAVIVFELTGQISHILPVMIAVILANAVAQSLQPSLYDSIIRIKKLPYLPELGMGHHEKYNIRVEDIMVRDVRYITLISCYRDLQEMLLTGHLKTLALVESSDSMILLGSIERLQLQSLLSFQLCRQRRLEYLRRLAQDNGNHDPLPSLNTDSTPSSPCSHTHINASTNTNARQAVRFLISTEESSSFSPGVSNVQLPLKSALKTVSAISDPETPNSSQTLSCADQDKDLLESSAGPAPPEKRKPKSKRVRISMADSTEVEDGMSPSDIAEWEEQQLDEPVDFKNCKIDPAPFQLVEQTSLHKTHTIFSLLGLDHAYVTSMGRLVGVVSLKELRKAIEGSVTVTGVKVRPPLASFRDSGNSTSVSEVTELHKLCIRHRGLSLPREPKRPDVVDKPDLAYKEIPVNFSDQSNLQFETSPGDVSSQSSELVLQESPSFTEEQSEFTFDCSPSHTEESELACDYDPPTHTPEPDNTEQEQRSPSMSRDQSEPEGEGNPIHTKHQTE; translated from the exons ATGTATGGGCGGTACACCCAGGAGCTGGGTGTGTATGCCAAGGAGGAAGCAGCCCGCCTACGGGATGGGGGAGTGCGGGATGGTGGAGGACTGCGGAGGAACACCAGTGTTCGCAGTCGTGCTGCAGATCTGCTGGATTATGAGAAAGAGCCCTGTGCAAAGTGCCATT TGTGTGCGTCCCGCTGCCAGAAGTTCCTGATCTCGCGGGTGGGGGAGGACTGGATCTTCCTCATTCTGCTGGGGCTTCTCATGGCTCTTGTCAGCTGGGTCATGGACTACGCCATTGCCTTCTGCCAAGAAG cacaGAAGTGGATGTATAGTGGACTGGACAGTAACATGCTTCTGCAGTACATCGCCTGGGTCACCTACCCTGTAGTGCTCATCACTTTCTCAGCAGGATTCACACAGATTCTGGCCCCCCAGGCTGTGG GTTCAGGTATTCCTGAGATGAAGACAATACTGAGGGGGGTTGTCCTGAAAGAATACCTGACGTTCAAGACATTTGTGGCCAAAGTCATCGGCCTGACCTGTGCTCTGGGCAGTGGGATGCCCCTGGGGAAGGAG GGACCCTTCGTTCATGTTGCCAGTCTGTGCGCTGCTCTCTTGAGCAAATTCATGGCTCCTCTTTTTGGTGGGATTTACATG GAAGAGCCCTTTGAGGGAAGCAAG AACGAGCTGAGGAACACAGAGATGCTGTCTGCTGCCTGTGCAGTCGGTGTGGGCTGCTGCTTCGCTGCCCCCATTGGAG ggGTGCTGTTCAGTATTGAGGTCACTTCCACGTTTTTTGCGGTGAGGAACTACTGGAGGGGCTTCTTTGCAGCCACCTTCAGTGCCTTCATATTCAGAGTGCTGGCGGTGTGGAACCAGGAGGAAG AGACCATCACTGCTCTTTTTAAGACCCGTTTCCGTCTTGACTTTCCGTTTGATCTTCAGGAGCTGCCGGCGTTCGCCATCCTTGG GATTGCCTGTGGTTTTGGTGGCGCTCTGTTTGTCTACCTGAACCGGCTGATTGTGGAGTGCATGAGGAAGCAGAAGACTATTAACAAGTTCTTGCTGAGGAA TCCATCTCTTCCTATCAGGCGTCTGGTGTATCCCGCTCTCGTCACCCTGCTGATCTCCACTCTCACGTTCCCTCCGGGCTTCGGGCAATTCATGGCGGGACAG CTGACGCAGCACGAGTCTCTGGTCGCACTGTTTGACAACCGCACGTGGTGCCGCCACGGCGTGGCGGAGGAGTTTGACTACAACAGCCACCACCACGCCTGGAAACACCCACAGGTCAACGTCTTCATCACActcatcctcttcatcatcatgaAG tTCTGGATGTCTGCCGTGGCCACCACCATGCCGGTTCCATGCGGGGCCTTCATGCCAGTTTTTCTTATAg GTGCGGGATTTGGCAGACTTGTTGGAGAGGTCATGGCAACCATGTTTCCTGATGGCATACATGCTGACGGCAGTGTGTATCCCATAGTTCCCGGCGGTTACGCTGTAGTTg GTGCTGCAGCGTTGTCTGGAGCAGTCACCCACACTGTGTCCACGGCCGTCATAGTGTTTGAGCTGACTGGTCAGATCTCCCACATCCTGCCTGTGATGATCGCTGTGATCCTGGCCAACGCCGTGGCCCAGTCGCTCCAACCGTCACTGTACGACTCCATCATCCGCATCAAGAAACTCCCTTATCTACCTGAGCTGGGCATGGGACATCACGA GAAGTACAATATCCGAGTGGAGGACATTATGGTCAGGGACGTGCGCTACATCACTCTTATCTCTTGCTATCGAGACCTGCAGGAGATGCTGCTGACTGGTCACCTCAAAACACTGGCCCTGGTTGAGTCCAGTG ACTCGATGATCCTCCTGGGCTCCATAGAGCGACTACAGCTCCAGTCACTGCTCTCTTTCCAGCTGTGCCGCCAGCGGAGGCTGGAGTACCTCCGCCGGCTGGCCCAGGACAACGGCAACCACGATCCCCTGCCTAGCCTTAACACCGACAGCACGCCCAGCTCCCCCTGCTCCCACACCCACATCAACGCCTCGACCAACACCAACGCTCGCCAAGCGGTGCGCTTCCTG ATATCCACAGAGGAGTCTTCCTCCTTCAGCCCAGGGGTTTCCAATGTTCAACTTCCTCTAAAATCTGCCTTGAAAACTGTGTCAGCCATCAGTGACCCAGAGACTCCAAATA gTTCTCAGACCCTCTCCTGTGCTGACCAAGACAAGGACTTGCTGgag AGCTCGGCTGGGCCGGCTCCTCCTGAAAAAAGAAAGCCCAAGTCCAAACGAGTGAGGATCTCCATGGCG GACTCTACTGAAGTGGAAGATGGCATGTCCCCATCAGAC ATAGCAGAGTGGGAGGAGCAGCAGCTCGATGAGCCGGTGGATTTCAAGAACTGCAAGATTGATCCCGCTCCCTTCCAGCTGGTGGAGCAAACATCTCTGCATAAG ACCCACACTATCTTCTCTCTGCTGGGTCTGGATCACGCCTATGTTACCAGCATGGGGCGTCTGGTTGGAGTGGTCTCTCTCAAAGAG CTGCGTAAAGCCATAGAGGGCTCAGTGACGGTGACTGGAGTAAAAGTGCGTCCTCCGTTGGCCAGTTTCCGTGACAGTGGGAACAGCACAAGTGTATCAGAGGTAACGGAACTACACAAGCTTTGCATCCGCCACAGGGGGCTCTCATTGCCACGCGAACCCAAGCGTCCTGATGTGGTGGACAAGCCAGATCTCGCCTACAAAGAAATCCCTGTCAACTTCTCAGACCAATCCAATTTGCAGTTTGAAACCAGCCCCGGTGACGTCTCAAGCCAGTCATCGGAGTTGGTGCTCCAGGAGAGCCCCTCGTTCACTGAGGAGCAATCAGAGTTTACGTTTGACTGCAGCCCCTCCCACACTGAGGAATCGGAGCTGGCCTGTGactatgacccccccacccacactcCTGAGCCAGACAACACGGAGCAAGAACAGCGGAGTCCATCTATGAGCAGAGACCAATCAGAACCTGAAGGAGAGGGTAACCCCATTCACACTAAGCATCAAACAGAATGA